The Oceanispirochaeta sp. M1 genome includes a window with the following:
- a CDS encoding ADP-ribosylglycohydrolase family protein — translation MKAWEYEHKKLHTASPVDFEKNPSDWTGVDEILKSRQGLLDLFWASQVPGSRAPESLYLAMIQAWNNRGYDVTEAEKLIEPALKEHKNRNFSLLERLTGQILKRLTEAPLDPNHPTHRFKRPEIWEEIRSAFRVGNASPGVVENLNEKIWRGWNGQIAGGSYGTALEGYTGKTLRKVYGERLNGYIKEPETLNDDITFELAVLKAAEKAGSDMTAEDIADMWLQYIPFGWSAEYFALENLRRGFYPPLSGKLGNFFSEWIGAQMRTMVCGYLAPGDPLRAAKYAFMDSSISHETNGIYGGIHSAVLSSLAFTMNSAREVLLKSRDYIPEGTEFAYFFDMTLESVQKHENHITSWENLEDSIKTYNWIHTYPNMMAVVHSLWYCKDDISRAFRILADCGADVDCNAGEVGSVLGILFPIETRWTDPFNDTLETYVPGMEKMKISDLASWTAELSRKMQ, via the coding sequence ATGAAAGCATGGGAATATGAACATAAAAAACTACATACCGCCTCACCAGTGGATTTCGAAAAGAATCCCAGTGACTGGACCGGTGTGGATGAAATACTGAAAAGCCGGCAGGGACTTCTGGATCTTTTCTGGGCAAGTCAGGTTCCCGGCTCCCGTGCACCCGAATCCCTCTATCTGGCCATGATTCAAGCCTGGAACAACAGAGGATATGATGTTACAGAAGCTGAAAAGCTGATTGAACCGGCGTTGAAGGAACACAAAAACAGGAATTTCTCCCTCTTAGAGCGCTTGACCGGTCAGATCCTGAAGCGCCTTACAGAAGCCCCCCTTGATCCGAATCACCCGACTCACCGGTTCAAACGGCCGGAAATATGGGAAGAAATCCGCTCTGCATTCCGGGTTGGCAACGCCTCCCCGGGGGTCGTGGAAAACCTGAATGAGAAAATATGGCGGGGGTGGAACGGTCAGATTGCCGGAGGATCTTACGGTACGGCCCTGGAAGGGTATACGGGGAAAACACTTCGCAAGGTCTATGGAGAGAGATTGAATGGGTATATTAAGGAGCCCGAAACCTTAAACGATGATATTACTTTTGAATTGGCTGTTCTGAAGGCAGCAGAGAAGGCCGGATCAGATATGACAGCCGAAGATATTGCTGATATGTGGCTCCAATATATCCCTTTTGGATGGTCTGCCGAATATTTTGCTCTTGAGAACCTGAGAAGAGGATTCTATCCCCCCCTATCGGGAAAACTGGGCAATTTCTTCTCCGAATGGATCGGCGCCCAGATGAGGACCATGGTATGCGGTTACCTGGCTCCGGGAGATCCGCTCAGGGCAGCAAAATATGCATTTATGGACAGTTCTATATCCCATGAAACCAACGGTATCTATGGAGGAATTCACAGTGCGGTACTCAGTTCCCTCGCCTTCACCATGAACAGTGCCCGGGAAGTTCTTCTGAAATCACGGGATTATATCCCCGAAGGGACAGAGTTTGCTTATTTCTTTGATATGACACTGGAAAGCGTTCAGAAACATGAGAACCATATTACATCATGGGAGAATCTGGAAGATTCCATTAAAACCTATAACTGGATTCATACCTATCCCAATATGATGGCAGTGGTACACAGTCTATGGTACTGCAAAGATGATATAAGCCGGGCTTTCCGAATTCTGGCTGACTGCGGAGCCGATGTAGACTGTAATGCCGGAGAAGTGGGCAGTGTCCTGGGAATTCTATTTCCAATTGAGACACGTTGGACCGACCCTTTTAATGATACCCTGGAGACCTATGTACCGGGAATGGAAAAAATGAAGATATCCGACCTGGCTTCATGGACAGCTGAGCTCTCCCGGAAGATGCAATAG
- a CDS encoding acyltransferase domain-containing protein, whose amino-acid sequence MTKSDIKDIATDISLESKFVDALCCFMDEQPAIISFFENRETLLKGLLFKSLPLYRLLLKMRFASSLLPMMNLYLAVVLAAECKAEYENRGIPSDVYTDTMTDINTWTAHCFQKTGNTGLLQMGWIRNHLQLRLFKLGRLQFETGSLNKKNVEGYSRNTDCLHIHIPEGEKLSPEKCIESLNRARGFFRSYWNTDYPIGSCHSWLLHENINLILDKESNIVQFSKLFRIIENDNNNKQALERVFGEGLKISSDLPENTSLQRKMKVFLQKGNRIGMGFGIVEFEDMTFKG is encoded by the coding sequence ATGACAAAGTCAGATATTAAAGATATTGCAACAGATATCTCTCTTGAATCAAAATTCGTAGATGCTCTCTGCTGTTTTATGGATGAACAACCTGCAATAATCAGCTTTTTTGAGAATAGAGAGACCCTTCTGAAAGGGCTGCTCTTCAAATCTCTACCACTCTATAGACTTTTGTTGAAGATGAGATTCGCTTCTTCACTCCTGCCCATGATGAATCTCTACCTTGCCGTGGTTCTGGCCGCTGAGTGCAAGGCTGAATATGAGAACAGAGGGATTCCCTCCGATGTCTACACAGATACCATGACTGATATAAATACCTGGACTGCCCACTGCTTCCAGAAGACCGGTAATACTGGACTGCTGCAGATGGGATGGATCAGAAATCATCTTCAACTCAGGCTCTTCAAGTTAGGGAGACTGCAATTTGAAACAGGATCTCTGAATAAAAAAAATGTAGAAGGGTATTCCCGAAATACGGATTGCCTCCATATTCATATTCCCGAGGGAGAGAAGCTCTCCCCTGAGAAATGCATCGAATCACTGAACAGGGCAAGGGGTTTTTTCAGATCATATTGGAACACAGACTATCCCATTGGCAGCTGTCATTCCTGGCTACTCCATGAAAATATAAACTTGATACTGGACAAGGAGTCCAATATCGTACAATTTTCCAAACTTTTTAGAATCATAGAAAATGACAATAACAATAAGCAGGCACTGGAACGGGTTTTTGGAGAGGGGTTGAAGATCTCTTCCGACCTTCCCGAAAACACGTCCCTCCAGAGAAAAATGAAAGTCTTCCTTCAGAAGGGAAACAGGATCGGGATGGGATTCGGGATTGTTGAATTTGAAGATATGACTTTTAAGGGGTAA
- a CDS encoding GntR family transcriptional regulator, whose product MAKSNKPLYEVIYRQYKTKILSGELTPGTRLPTEMKIAAENKVSRITVSRALKELEIEKFVYRVKGSGSYVTEKGWLGGQELSPLSAKNELDFISLILPFAEDFSSLFLKGIEDVAKTEGYFVTFHNSAEDPENEIEIIEDVLSRGSQGIIVYPSSEKANLHMYSKLMIQKYPFVLIDRKIPGIDASLVTVDNKRGIEEITSFLIKLGHKKIIFVGSSVNSISSEQERYRGFCQAHISEGVPLLRKNLYSLSDVDSIPHDFSGGSNPESKIFHYLFDLLEELDTEERPTAIVAVNDLVARFIMMTALEKNLSIPGDYSLTGFDNLPYSAHLPVPLTTVEQPAYDIGMNAAEILFRLIQSPKGPQESLTVDPKLIIRESAVSNCL is encoded by the coding sequence ATGGCAAAATCAAATAAACCGCTTTATGAAGTGATTTACAGACAATACAAGACGAAGATTCTCTCAGGTGAATTAACCCCCGGAACACGTCTCCCAACTGAAATGAAAATTGCCGCCGAGAATAAAGTCAGCAGAATAACAGTCTCCCGGGCATTGAAAGAACTGGAAATAGAGAAGTTTGTTTACAGGGTAAAAGGGAGCGGTAGTTACGTAACCGAAAAGGGGTGGTTAGGCGGACAGGAACTCTCACCCTTATCTGCTAAGAATGAGCTTGACTTCATCTCCCTTATTCTCCCTTTTGCTGAAGATTTTTCATCATTATTTCTTAAAGGGATTGAAGATGTGGCAAAAACCGAAGGTTATTTCGTTACATTCCATAATTCAGCAGAAGATCCGGAAAATGAAATTGAGATTATTGAGGATGTACTTTCCCGAGGATCCCAGGGGATCATTGTTTACCCCTCTTCTGAAAAAGCCAATCTTCACATGTACAGTAAACTGATGATCCAAAAATACCCTTTTGTCCTGATAGACCGTAAAATACCGGGGATAGATGCCTCTCTTGTTACGGTGGATAACAAAAGAGGAATTGAGGAGATAACATCGTTCCTGATCAAGCTGGGGCACAAAAAAATCATTTTTGTAGGGTCCTCGGTGAACAGTATTTCTTCGGAACAGGAACGTTACAGAGGATTCTGCCAGGCCCATATCAGTGAGGGAGTCCCCCTGTTAAGAAAGAATCTGTACTCTCTCAGTGATGTAGACTCGATTCCTCACGATTTCTCTGGAGGTTCGAATCCGGAGAGTAAAATCTTCCATTATCTCTTTGATCTGCTGGAAGAACTGGATACTGAGGAGCGCCCTACGGCTATTGTCGCCGTAAATGATCTGGTCGCCAGGTTCATCATGATGACGGCTCTTGAAAAGAATCTCTCTATACCGGGAGATTATTCTTTAACAGGATTTGATAATCTTCCCTATTCAGCTCATCTGCCTGTACCCCTCACAACTGTAGAGCAGCCGGCTTATGATATCGGGATGAATGCGGCTGAGATATTGTTCCGGCTTATTCAATCTCCCAAAGGACCTCAGGAGTCTCTGACGGTGGACCCCAAGCTGATCATCAGAGAATCTGCGGTGAGCAACTGCCTCTGA
- a CDS encoding glycoside hydrolase family 38 C-terminal domain-containing protein: protein MKDKKEIYLIPYSHLDTQWRWEYPTTITKYIRKTLNESIDRFKKYPEHHFNFTGALRYAMMKEYFPKQFEEVKRLIGEERWHLAGTCLDETDSLVPSSESLIRNILYGDRWQSKEFGQSSKDYMIPDCFGFPGNMPTLMAHCGIIGFSSNKLTWGSAVGIPFEIGVWKGPDGSEIVSALNPCRYDSHLKLPLFMNPGRLGRLNRLGKKNGIWKSFQYYGVGDVGGAPKEGSVKRALASIRHFNKKGGDMTVRQGSADQFFAEITDDEKNRMDRYEGDFLLTNHSAGTITSAAIMKRWNRKNEQMAFAAESAAYSAMHFAGSAYPTEKISSAWNRIIGSQMHDILPGTSTPTAYEYAHNDEVLALKTWSTILEDSAAAVAPLVRGDGEILIYNPHFENRRDPVHVELTGDVNFENDRCTVLDAEGFKIPAVIQKIGENRSSLTFIPNLAPFGWSRYSLSVEEEAQKIADAVSLTETDRGYTLENQQYRVSLTLNGKIESIYQKERGAELFTKPPAYELQRERPMKFPAWNMDWRDRKKTPFIRIEEGGDVSVIERNPLRSTLRITTSYGSSKLVKEISLSSESEIVEFCERIEWRETGCSLKLAFSTVEKDPDFTCNWETSRIKRDVNHKKIFEMPSRLWADLSGEHGGFTIIEDSKYGYDRPESNTVRMTLLYTPALRYYNGFWDQNSQDWGEHTIRYGIHGHKGDWTGADSLARRFNQPVRSFLIGEKTKGGHLDDPSLFKISDPQIGILAVKKAEDNNSLIIRIYERYGKKACGHIVFSCDLLEAIEVNGLEEPMAEADFTGNRLRVSIPACGIRSFSVKLSGQAEKLLTRQKSLTLDFNKRMIGKNSEKGEALFPSEITPGKIDSGNVSFLMNTDQPENALQCGGQKIPVPVNFDSIFLLTGSEANMKVPFTWLDKEGRKLAEELCTVSSMTEFAGQWDRRLWKREPGHFLKNRNDYAWLNKCTGVAPGYINRNRLEWYSTHSHKDGKDLAYRYGYLYSLNLAIPTGATALLLPDSNDVYIFAATVSERPAELKSVQVMTDSYDF, encoded by the coding sequence ATGAAAGATAAGAAAGAGATTTACCTTATCCCCTATTCCCATCTGGACACTCAGTGGCGCTGGGAGTATCCCACAACCATTACAAAATACATCAGAAAAACTCTCAATGAGAGCATTGACCGCTTTAAAAAATATCCTGAACATCACTTCAACTTCACCGGAGCTCTTCGCTACGCCATGATGAAGGAGTATTTTCCAAAACAGTTTGAAGAGGTAAAACGCCTGATAGGAGAAGAGAGATGGCACCTTGCCGGAACCTGTCTCGATGAAACAGATTCTCTGGTTCCCTCTTCCGAATCCCTTATCAGAAATATCCTATATGGTGACCGATGGCAGAGCAAAGAGTTCGGACAGAGCAGCAAAGACTATATGATCCCCGACTGTTTCGGCTTTCCCGGCAATATGCCCACTTTAATGGCACACTGCGGCATTATCGGATTTTCAAGTAATAAACTGACCTGGGGCTCCGCTGTGGGTATACCCTTCGAAATAGGTGTATGGAAAGGACCCGACGGCAGTGAAATTGTCAGTGCTCTCAACCCCTGCCGCTACGATTCACACTTGAAACTGCCCCTGTTTATGAACCCCGGACGCCTGGGCAGACTCAATCGCCTTGGAAAAAAAAACGGGATATGGAAGTCATTTCAATACTACGGTGTGGGTGATGTCGGAGGGGCACCAAAAGAAGGTTCCGTAAAAAGGGCCCTGGCCAGCATCCGTCATTTCAATAAAAAAGGCGGAGACATGACTGTCCGCCAGGGATCAGCCGATCAATTCTTTGCCGAAATAACTGATGATGAGAAAAACAGGATGGACCGTTATGAAGGAGATTTCCTTCTGACGAATCACAGCGCCGGAACCATCACATCTGCAGCAATAATGAAACGATGGAATAGAAAAAACGAGCAGATGGCCTTTGCAGCCGAATCAGCTGCATACAGTGCAATGCACTTTGCCGGATCAGCCTATCCTACTGAAAAAATATCATCGGCCTGGAATAGAATCATCGGAAGCCAGATGCATGATATCCTTCCCGGAACATCGACACCCACAGCCTATGAATATGCCCATAATGATGAAGTTCTTGCACTGAAAACATGGAGCACCATACTTGAGGATTCCGCTGCCGCGGTGGCTCCTCTTGTCAGAGGAGATGGAGAGATTCTTATTTACAATCCCCACTTCGAAAACCGCAGAGATCCGGTCCATGTGGAACTGACGGGGGATGTGAATTTTGAAAATGACAGATGTACTGTTCTTGATGCTGAAGGTTTTAAAATTCCGGCTGTCATACAGAAAATCGGAGAGAACAGATCCAGCCTGACCTTTATCCCGAACTTAGCTCCTTTCGGCTGGTCCCGCTATTCTCTGTCTGTCGAAGAAGAAGCTCAAAAGATTGCTGATGCAGTGTCTCTGACTGAAACAGATAGAGGTTATACCCTTGAAAATCAGCAGTATAGAGTTTCACTTACATTGAATGGAAAAATTGAGTCTATTTATCAGAAGGAGAGGGGCGCCGAACTTTTTACGAAGCCCCCTGCCTATGAACTGCAGAGAGAGAGACCCATGAAATTTCCTGCCTGGAATATGGATTGGCGGGACAGAAAGAAGACCCCATTTATCAGGATTGAAGAGGGTGGTGATGTCTCTGTAATTGAGCGGAATCCCCTGCGCTCCACTCTTCGTATCACAACAAGCTATGGTTCATCAAAACTGGTCAAGGAGATCAGCCTCAGTTCAGAATCTGAGATAGTAGAATTCTGTGAGAGAATTGAGTGGCGGGAGACAGGCTGCTCACTCAAGCTGGCTTTCAGCACTGTGGAGAAGGACCCCGATTTTACATGTAACTGGGAAACATCAAGAATAAAAAGAGATGTAAACCATAAGAAAATATTTGAAATGCCATCACGTCTCTGGGCTGATCTGAGTGGAGAACACGGCGGATTCACCATAATAGAGGATTCAAAATACGGCTATGACCGGCCTGAATCCAATACTGTAAGAATGACTCTTCTCTATACCCCGGCCCTCCGTTATTACAACGGGTTCTGGGATCAGAACTCACAGGACTGGGGTGAACATACAATTCGCTACGGAATCCACGGGCATAAGGGAGACTGGACAGGGGCCGACTCTCTTGCCAGACGTTTTAACCAGCCGGTCCGTTCTTTTCTGATTGGAGAGAAAACAAAGGGCGGTCATCTGGATGATCCTTCTCTTTTTAAGATTTCAGATCCCCAAATCGGAATTCTTGCTGTTAAGAAGGCTGAAGATAATAATTCCCTTATCATCCGAATCTATGAGCGATATGGAAAAAAAGCATGCGGCCATATTGTCTTCTCTTGTGATTTGCTGGAGGCCATTGAAGTTAACGGACTCGAAGAGCCCATGGCTGAAGCTGATTTCACAGGTAATCGCCTGAGGGTGAGCATACCTGCATGCGGGATCAGATCCTTTTCAGTTAAACTTTCTGGTCAGGCGGAAAAACTTCTGACCAGGCAGAAGAGTCTTACACTTGATTTCAATAAGCGGATGATCGGAAAGAATAGTGAGAAAGGAGAGGCCCTGTTTCCGTCAGAGATAACCCCCGGCAAAATTGATTCAGGAAATGTCTCATTTCTGATGAATACAGACCAGCCTGAGAATGCCCTTCAATGCGGGGGACAGAAAATACCTGTTCCCGTGAATTTTGACAGCATTTTTCTCCTTACGGGATCTGAAGCAAACATGAAAGTGCCCTTTACATGGCTGGATAAAGAGGGGAGAAAACTGGCTGAAGAGCTCTGCACAGTATCATCAATGACTGAATTTGCCGGTCAATGGGATAGAAGACTCTGGAAAAGAGAGCCAGGGCATTTTTTAAAGAACAGAAACGATTATGCCTGGCTTAATAAATGTACGGGAGTCGCTCCCGGATATATAAACCGGAACCGTCTGGAGTGGTATTCAACCCACAGCCATAAGGATGGAAAAGATCTGGCCTACCGCTATGGCTACCTCTATTCCCTGAACCTTGCCATTCCGACTGGAGCAACGGCCCTTCTGCTGCCCGACAGCAATGATGTTTATATCTTTGCAGCCACAGTTTCTGAAAGGCCGGCAGAACTTAAGAGTGTACAAGTCATGACAGACAGCTATGATTTTTAA
- a CDS encoding glycoside hydrolase family 38 C-terminal domain-containing protein codes for MKNLINKLKKQINTKVGSFHIEGAVTEEPVPFEKREALTFKEYKIGDSWGELFSCGWFHLTGKIDPSISYPVSLKLDMNCEALLYNAYGVPVKGFTNGSSAFGFMGHLGDPGKYYYPLSDFTSSNGDVELWLDAGMNDLFGNVKKKGRIEIVEMVTRDMTIRELYYDLNTLHSLKLACIREDRQAYRIYSRGLRKAAGIIRSRKGSWTADALAVTAELLKTESRAHHEISSIGHAHLDLAWLWPVRESYRKGARTFANALRLMDDYEDFYFGASQPQLYEWVKDQHPGLYEQIKERVAQGRWEVQGGMWVEADTNISGEEALVRQMLYGIRFYEKEFGIRVKSLWLPDVFGYSGNMPQIIKKSGLDYFMTIKISWNDTNKFPHHSFNWEGIDGSRIFAHMPPEGEYNSPANVYYLLKSMKNYREKQLDNRTLNLFGVGDGGGGPAPSHMERLRRLNGPAPMAKLRIEPSWKFFEKLSGIKEKFPVFKGELYLEKHRGTYTSQGRVKYYNRRMEQKLKTLETVLIQTGRFGDFKEELQTIWKEVLLYQFHDILPGSSIKRVYSECLTRYKILDERIDAITAEICNARLVSSEEEISPDRLTVYNPLPVQAASRRVSESEYQIFTMEPLSDIPVNIKSWTKEPGKDVRMMENSQLKLRFKKDGSIASILDKSTGKQVHRATGNRLTVYTDIANAWDISRHYRLLPKRKMRLLRSESFTYGPVQEIVQHYRHGKSSLVLTIRLEPDSQRIDFGIRTDWQSSRTMLRTAFPLTVKSETAVYDIQFGSLERVTTNKNKRERAQYEACGHNWADLNDGTRGAALFTDCKYGFRIKNNTIDLNLIKSTNHPAKEGDLGEHQMAYSLYIHRGDHIDARVDEKAMEFNTWMPVMESEDSLGAAPFELDNSNITYSTLKESEDGNDLILRLYERNGRNESCRLKINRSTDGIYETNMVEEDPVELSREDTISLNFRPFEVKTIKIELKKKGVK; via the coding sequence ATGAAAAATCTAATCAATAAACTTAAAAAACAGATCAATACAAAAGTCGGGAGCTTCCATATAGAGGGGGCAGTCACAGAAGAACCGGTACCCTTTGAAAAACGAGAGGCTCTGACTTTCAAAGAATATAAAATAGGAGATTCCTGGGGAGAACTGTTCTCCTGCGGCTGGTTTCATTTGACTGGTAAAATTGATCCGTCAATATCATATCCGGTTTCCCTGAAACTGGATATGAACTGTGAAGCCCTCCTCTATAATGCTTATGGAGTTCCCGTAAAGGGATTTACCAACGGGAGCTCGGCATTCGGTTTTATGGGGCATCTGGGAGATCCTGGAAAATACTACTATCCTCTGAGCGACTTCACTTCTTCCAATGGGGATGTGGAACTCTGGCTCGATGCGGGTATGAATGATCTCTTCGGCAATGTAAAGAAGAAGGGACGCATTGAAATTGTAGAGATGGTCACAAGAGATATGACTATAAGAGAGTTGTATTATGATCTAAATACACTCCACTCCTTGAAGCTGGCCTGCATCAGAGAGGATCGTCAGGCGTACAGAATATACAGTCGGGGACTCAGGAAAGCCGCTGGAATCATCAGGAGCCGTAAGGGATCATGGACAGCCGATGCACTGGCTGTCACAGCGGAACTACTTAAAACAGAGAGCCGGGCCCACCATGAAATCAGCTCTATAGGTCATGCACATCTGGATCTCGCCTGGCTCTGGCCGGTACGGGAAAGCTATAGAAAAGGGGCTAGAACCTTTGCCAATGCCCTGAGGCTGATGGATGATTATGAAGATTTCTATTTCGGTGCCAGCCAGCCGCAGCTTTATGAATGGGTAAAAGACCAGCACCCCGGACTGTATGAACAGATAAAAGAGAGAGTGGCTCAGGGCCGCTGGGAAGTACAGGGCGGAATGTGGGTTGAAGCAGATACCAATATTTCAGGAGAAGAGGCCCTTGTACGTCAGATGCTCTATGGTATCCGTTTCTATGAGAAGGAATTCGGCATCAGAGTAAAAAGCCTCTGGCTTCCGGATGTCTTCGGATATTCAGGGAATATGCCTCAGATTATTAAAAAGTCAGGACTCGATTACTTCATGACCATAAAGATCTCCTGGAACGATACAAACAAATTCCCCCACCACAGCTTCAACTGGGAAGGAATAGACGGTTCCCGGATCTTTGCCCATATGCCTCCCGAGGGAGAGTACAACAGTCCTGCCAATGTCTATTACCTTCTGAAATCGATGAAGAATTACCGGGAAAAGCAGCTGGATAATCGAACACTCAATCTATTCGGTGTAGGAGACGGCGGAGGCGGTCCTGCCCCCTCTCATATGGAGAGACTGAGACGCCTCAACGGGCCGGCTCCCATGGCAAAATTAAGGATTGAACCCTCCTGGAAGTTCTTTGAAAAGCTTTCAGGCATCAAAGAGAAATTCCCCGTATTCAAAGGCGAACTGTACTTGGAAAAACATAGAGGGACTTATACATCCCAGGGACGTGTTAAGTACTACAACCGCCGTATGGAACAGAAACTGAAAACCCTTGAGACAGTTCTCATTCAGACCGGCCGATTCGGAGATTTCAAGGAAGAACTGCAGACCATCTGGAAGGAAGTTCTCCTGTATCAGTTCCACGATATACTGCCGGGTTCCTCAATTAAAAGAGTCTATAGCGAGTGTCTGACGCGATATAAGATTCTTGATGAACGTATCGACGCCATTACAGCAGAAATCTGCAATGCCCGGCTGGTCTCTTCTGAAGAGGAGATCTCCCCGGACAGACTTACTGTATATAATCCCCTTCCTGTACAGGCTGCATCAAGAAGAGTCTCGGAATCAGAGTACCAGATCTTTACCATGGAGCCTCTGTCGGATATTCCAGTGAATATAAAATCCTGGACCAAAGAGCCGGGAAAAGATGTGAGAATGATGGAGAACAGTCAACTGAAGCTCCGCTTTAAAAAAGACGGCTCAATAGCATCCATTCTGGATAAATCTACGGGAAAACAGGTTCACAGAGCTACAGGAAACAGGCTGACCGTATATACGGACATAGCCAATGCCTGGGATATTTCCCGCCATTACCGTCTCCTCCCAAAGAGAAAAATGCGGCTTCTCCGAAGCGAATCATTCACTTATGGACCGGTACAGGAGATAGTTCAGCACTACAGACATGGGAAGAGTTCTCTGGTTCTGACAATCCGTCTGGAACCGGACAGCCAGCGCATAGATTTCGGAATCAGGACAGACTGGCAGAGCAGCAGAACCATGCTCCGAACAGCTTTCCCTCTGACAGTAAAAAGTGAGACGGCAGTATATGACATACAGTTCGGATCTCTTGAAAGAGTCACTACAAATAAAAACAAGAGAGAGAGAGCTCAGTATGAGGCCTGTGGACATAACTGGGCAGACCTGAATGACGGGACCCGGGGTGCGGCTCTGTTCACAGACTGCAAATACGGCTTCAGGATTAAAAACAATACAATCGATCTGAACCTTATAAAATCCACAAACCACCCGGCCAAAGAGGGAGACCTGGGAGAGCATCAGATGGCCTACTCTCTTTATATCCACAGGGGAGACCATATTGATGCCCGGGTTGATGAGAAGGCCATGGAATTCAATACATGGATGCCCGTAATGGAATCTGAAGATTCCCTGGGGGCTGCGCCCTTCGAGCTGGATAACAGCAATATCACCTACTCCACTCTCAAAGAGAGTGAGGATGGGAATGATCTTATTCTGCGTCTCTATGAAAGGAACGGCAGGAATGAAAGCTGCAGACTCAAAATAAACAGGAGTACAGACGGGATTTATGAAACCAATATGGTCGAGGAAGATCCTGTGGAATTGAGCAGAGAAGATACAATTTCTCTGAACTTTAGACCCTTTGAAGTAAAAACAATAAAAATAGAATTAAAAAAGAAGGGAGTTAAATAG
- a CDS encoding MFS transporter yields the protein MPKVHYSLGRKILINLVPVGATLITVIVNSSFMKFFTDVIGLSPAIYGTVFLLFSIWNGINDPVLGYWADRKPFGARGKYAPLIRWATPVIGLSVIGLLFSSPNWSQIAIAAYLLVLLVIYEGAQTVLNVSFQAFSINTFLSMEERTQVNVIMNYINMVPVFLGGMIPIWFLTGNFSHNTLILIFSIAILLGVTLIAVGQMFIREDPDFYKHLEVTNGLKQMFKLAKDLFLDRTFLLFMVAFFFLQASTGSYFTGYLYYMDNVLEVSGLRATIPDLLTGIAQMLIFPMIIVMVKKYGSRDTLWMGISMAIVGHIILFFPVNYWIAAATYVVILSGYAFSSAINIPFTGLVVDHIEMKTGKRQPGVVRGIMQVILIPAASVQTLILSALLDISGYVPGSKSQPEEVVRAIRMGTGLVPAIILIIAVVLIRLIPINRTKEYEIEAFVESRHGESK from the coding sequence ATGCCCAAAGTACACTACAGCCTGGGACGCAAAATTCTTATAAATCTTGTACCTGTGGGTGCCACACTGATTACGGTCATCGTAAACAGCTCCTTTATGAAGTTCTTCACTGATGTAATCGGCCTGAGCCCGGCCATTTATGGAACAGTATTTCTTCTCTTCAGCATATGGAACGGTATTAATGACCCTGTACTCGGATACTGGGCAGACCGGAAACCCTTCGGTGCCAGGGGCAAATATGCACCCCTTATCCGTTGGGCCACTCCGGTTATAGGGCTCTCTGTTATCGGGCTCCTTTTTTCTTCACCCAACTGGTCTCAAATAGCAATTGCAGCCTATCTACTTGTGCTTCTTGTAATTTATGAAGGAGCCCAGACAGTTCTGAATGTAAGTTTTCAGGCGTTCTCCATCAATACCTTCCTCTCCATGGAAGAGAGAACTCAGGTGAATGTCATCATGAACTACATCAATATGGTTCCCGTCTTTCTGGGCGGAATGATCCCTATCTGGTTCCTCACAGGGAATTTCAGCCACAACACATTGATTCTGATTTTCTCCATAGCGATTCTGCTGGGAGTTACTCTGATTGCTGTTGGACAGATGTTTATCAGGGAAGATCCTGATTTCTATAAACATCTGGAAGTTACAAATGGTCTAAAGCAGATGTTCAAGCTGGCAAAAGATCTTTTTCTGGACAGAACCTTTCTCCTGTTCATGGTGGCATTTTTCTTCCTCCAGGCATCCACTGGCAGTTATTTTACTGGCTATCTCTACTATATGGATAACGTCCTTGAAGTATCGGGACTCAGGGCGACAATTCCCGACCTTCTGACCGGAATAGCCCAGATGCTGATTTTCCCGATGATAATTGTGATGGTTAAAAAATACGGTTCCCGGGATACCCTTTGGATGGGAATATCTATGGCCATAGTTGGACATATAATCCTGTTTTTCCCTGTCAACTACTGGATTGCAGCAGCTACATATGTTGTGATTCTTTCAGGTTATGCTTTCTCCTCAGCCATAAATATCCCCTTTACAGGACTGGTAGTTGACCATATTGAAATGAAAACAGGCAAAAGGCAGCCCGGTGTTGTCAGAGGAATCATGCAGGTAATACTGATTCCGGCCGCCAGTGTTCAGACTCTGATTCTCAGTGCTCTTCTCGATATTTCAGGATATGTGCCTGGAAGTAAAAGCCAGCCCGAAGAAGTAGTCAGGGCCATTCGTATGGGAACGGGACTTGTTCCCGCAATCATCCTTATCATCGCTGTCGTCCTCATAAGACTCATTCCAATAAATAGAACCAAAGAGTATGAAATAGAAGCCTTTGTAGAGAGCAGACATGGAGAATCGAAATGA